One part of the Methylobacterium terrae genome encodes these proteins:
- a CDS encoding Lrp/AsnC ligand binding domain-containing protein produces the protein MQTFFVEIKCRLGKTYTVASALADREIASEIYSTAGHYDVLAKFHVDDGVDIGHFVAEHVQTIADIQDTRTIITFKAF, from the coding sequence ATGCAGACCTTCTTCGTCGAGATCAAGTGCCGCCTGGGCAAGACCTACACCGTGGCGAGCGCGCTCGCCGATCGCGAGATCGCCTCCGAGATCTATTCCACGGCCGGTCACTACGACGTGCTCGCCAAGTTCCACGTCGATGACGGCGTCGATATCGGGCATTTCGTGGCCGAGCACGTGCAGACCATCGCGGATATCCAGGATACCCGCACCATCATCACCTTCAAGGCATTCTGA